One genomic window of Nakamurella panacisegetis includes the following:
- a CDS encoding choice-of-anchor G family protein, which produces MTATGLTVAMVAGSLLLTGTAASAASAPAVAEGQFLSGILLGNDLANLVSVTPAKATANAAPPAVTVSNPLSVTALNAVNLDLGSGINLLGTQGILTLGAVGQYATASSTGSSSAASGAVDNSGAVGVGAGFPAADASLSLDSLIAAVPALGTALSTGTLQVGAVSATAAETAAGVQSGTYKIASLQLQVKSPLVAGITSTLTTQLTALQPTVDGVTATLNGLGLGLVTVTGIPNLANLVSTLGTVSVDGGGIVADLNTGSVTVDLAKLLTFQGKDLNSLPRNTDLLAVITTALTADLLPAIQTALSGLVNTLTTAINGITATVLGIPISASVLKGVLDPIIAQVVAPVNTLSAGLGTSVITPLADALSGLLAITANEQPVAPNSGATFTQTALRVGLVPTGHTAQIDLASASVGPNAGPSDPPTAATLSPSSGPSAGGTTVTVTGTGFVPGATTVNVDGVNQPATATSTTSLTFVTPAHAAGPVDVTVQTAGGTSAPQTYNFYDVPTGASLSPNRGPAAGGTVVTITGTGFVPGATTVEIGGITIPAGQVTVTDGGTKATFTTPAHAPGTVDVVATTAGGTSTPALPFTFDALAATGISPDHGPTTGNTTVTVTGTGFVPGKTSITIGGTVVPASQVTVDPTGTTAVFATPAHAAGGVLVTATTPSGTTKPLGYLYGASTLPVTSCVLTGVNPKTGLNAATVSVLANIGIDTSLVPSTFTITGTGINPASSTSVVPLLGGFLDASISVPVAAGTTSVSYQVAPVASGAYTTVTGGPIPCTTITPVEQAAGAYHPLAPYRVLDTRSGTGAVKHTLAPGATMKVQVRNIGGVPALGQPVGKGVATVMLNVTTTNSASVGYLTVFPGPSRPIASSVNFAAKSTVANLVAAAVASDGTVSIYNGSVGATDVVADIQGYFSDGPTVAPGSFVSLSPSRLLDTANGTGAPQGTVKPYGTIKLKVTGVGGVPTTNVAAVTLNMTVDGPTRPGYITAYRSNPRPFVSSLNFYKGQTDANLVIAPVAADGTVSLYNGSPGTVRLVADVAGYFRGGIAVLDGEFVPVEPNRLLDTRVGNNVNGKVGAKSSISPTVLGRTGIPATGVSAVVANLTVTNAEGPGFITAFPQGTVPLASNLNFVARQDRPNAMFPRIGGDGKVRLYNGAASTSVDLVTDVSGYFINNPVN; this is translated from the coding sequence GTGACGGCCACCGGTCTGACCGTGGCCATGGTGGCCGGTTCTCTGCTGCTGACCGGCACCGCCGCCTCGGCCGCGTCCGCGCCGGCCGTCGCGGAGGGTCAGTTCCTGTCGGGAATCCTCCTGGGCAACGACCTGGCCAACCTGGTATCCGTCACGCCGGCCAAGGCAACTGCCAATGCAGCGCCTCCGGCCGTTACCGTGAGCAATCCGTTGAGCGTGACCGCTCTCAACGCCGTGAATCTCGACCTCGGTAGCGGGATCAACCTGCTGGGCACCCAGGGGATCCTGACGCTCGGCGCCGTCGGGCAGTACGCCACCGCATCGTCCACCGGCAGTTCCTCCGCCGCGTCGGGTGCGGTCGACAACTCCGGAGCGGTCGGCGTGGGTGCCGGGTTCCCGGCGGCCGACGCCTCCCTGAGCCTGGACAGCCTGATCGCTGCCGTTCCGGCCCTGGGTACCGCACTATCCACCGGCACCCTGCAGGTCGGCGCGGTCAGTGCCACGGCGGCCGAGACGGCCGCCGGGGTCCAGAGCGGCACGTACAAGATCGCCTCGCTGCAGCTGCAGGTGAAGAGCCCGCTGGTCGCGGGCATCACCTCCACCCTGACCACGCAGCTCACCGCCCTCCAGCCGACGGTCGACGGGGTGACGGCGACACTGAACGGCCTCGGACTCGGACTGGTCACGGTGACCGGAATCCCGAATCTCGCCAACCTGGTCAGCACCCTGGGAACGGTCAGCGTCGACGGCGGCGGGATCGTGGCCGACCTGAACACCGGTAGCGTCACGGTCGACCTGGCCAAGTTGCTCACCTTCCAGGGCAAAGACCTGAACTCGTTGCCGCGCAACACCGATCTGCTGGCCGTCATCACCACGGCCCTCACCGCGGACCTGTTGCCGGCGATCCAGACCGCCCTGTCCGGACTGGTGAACACCCTCACCACCGCTATCAACGGAATCACCGCCACCGTCCTCGGGATCCCGATCAGTGCGAGCGTGCTCAAGGGCGTCCTCGACCCGATCATCGCCCAGGTCGTTGCCCCGGTGAACACGCTCTCCGCCGGGCTCGGGACGAGCGTCATCACGCCTCTGGCCGATGCCCTGAGTGGGCTGCTGGCGATCACCGCGAACGAGCAGCCGGTGGCGCCCAACTCCGGGGCCACCTTCACCCAGACCGCTCTTCGGGTCGGTCTGGTGCCGACCGGTCACACCGCGCAGATCGACCTGGCGTCGGCCAGCGTCGGCCCGAACGCCGGACCGTCCGACCCGCCCACCGCCGCCACTCTCTCGCCGTCGAGCGGGCCCTCCGCCGGTGGTACGACCGTGACCGTCACCGGCACCGGGTTCGTGCCCGGCGCCACCACGGTCAACGTGGATGGGGTCAACCAGCCGGCCACCGCCACCAGCACGACCAGCCTGACGTTCGTCACCCCGGCCCACGCGGCCGGCCCGGTCGACGTGACGGTGCAGACCGCGGGCGGCACCAGCGCGCCGCAGACCTACAACTTCTACGACGTGCCGACCGGCGCGTCGTTGAGCCCGAACCGCGGCCCGGCCGCCGGTGGCACGGTCGTCACCATCACGGGCACGGGCTTCGTCCCCGGCGCCACCACGGTTGAGATCGGCGGAATCACCATTCCGGCCGGGCAGGTCACGGTCACCGACGGCGGCACCAAGGCCACCTTCACCACGCCGGCGCACGCCCCGGGCACCGTCGACGTGGTCGCCACCACCGCCGGCGGCACCAGCACGCCGGCCCTGCCGTTCACCTTCGATGCGCTGGCTGCGACCGGCATCTCGCCGGATCACGGACCCACGACGGGCAACACCACGGTGACCGTCACCGGCACCGGGTTCGTCCCGGGCAAGACGTCCATCACCATCGGCGGGACGGTCGTCCCGGCGTCCCAGGTGACGGTCGACCCGACGGGCACCACGGCCGTCTTCGCCACTCCCGCCCACGCCGCCGGCGGCGTGCTGGTCACGGCGACCACCCCGTCCGGAACGACGAAGCCGCTCGGCTACCTGTACGGGGCGAGCACTCTGCCGGTCACCTCCTGCGTCTTGACCGGTGTGAACCCGAAGACGGGCCTGAACGCCGCCACGGTCTCGGTGCTGGCCAACATCGGGATCGACACCAGCCTGGTGCCGTCGACCTTCACGATCACCGGAACCGGGATCAACCCGGCGTCATCGACGTCGGTCGTGCCGTTGCTGGGAGGCTTCTTGGATGCCTCGATCAGCGTGCCGGTGGCCGCCGGGACGACCAGCGTGAGCTACCAGGTGGCTCCGGTCGCTTCAGGCGCCTACACAACGGTCACGGGTGGCCCGATTCCTTGCACGACGATCACTCCCGTTGAGCAGGCGGCCGGCGCCTATCACCCGCTCGCGCCCTACCGGGTGCTCGACACCAGGTCCGGAACGGGGGCCGTCAAGCACACCCTGGCTCCCGGGGCCACGATGAAGGTGCAGGTCCGGAACATCGGCGGTGTTCCCGCCCTCGGCCAGCCGGTGGGCAAGGGTGTGGCCACCGTGATGCTGAACGTCACGACGACGAACTCGGCCAGCGTGGGCTACCTGACCGTCTTCCCGGGGCCGAGTCGGCCGATCGCCTCGAGTGTGAACTTCGCGGCGAAGTCGACCGTGGCCAACCTGGTCGCGGCGGCGGTGGCCTCCGACGGCACCGTCTCGATCTACAACGGTTCGGTTGGCGCGACCGATGTGGTGGCCGACATCCAGGGCTACTTCTCCGACGGGCCGACGGTCGCGCCGGGATCGTTCGTGTCGCTCAGCCCGTCCCGCCTGCTCGACACCGCGAATGGAACCGGCGCGCCGCAGGGGACGGTGAAGCCGTACGGGACCATCAAGTTGAAGGTCACCGGTGTCGGCGGAGTGCCGACCACCAACGTCGCCGCCGTCACGTTGAACATGACGGTCGACGGGCCGACGCGCCCCGGCTACATCACCGCCTATCGGTCCAACCCGAGGCCGTTCGTGTCCAGCCTGAACTTCTACAAGGGTCAGACGGACGCCAATCTGGTCATCGCCCCGGTGGCGGCCGATGGAACCGTGTCGCTCTACAACGGTTCGCCGGGCACGGTGCGCCTCGTGGCCGACGTTGCCGGGTACTTCCGTGGCGGAATCGCCGTGCTGGACGGTGAATTCGTGCCGGTCGAGCCGAACCGGCTGCTGGACACCCGGGTCGGGAACAACGTCAACGGAAAGGTCGGAGCCAAGTCGTCGATCAGCCCGACCGTGCTCGGACGGACCGGCATCCCGGCGACCGGTGTGTCGGCCGTGGTCGCCAACCTGACGGTCACCAATGCCGAAGGTCCCGGGTTCATCACCGCCTTCCCGCAGGGCACCGTGCCGTTGGCCTCGAACCTGAACTTCGTGGCCCGCCAGGATCGCCCCAACGCGATGTTCCCGCGGATCGGCGGTGACGGAAAGGTACGCCTCTACAACGGGGCCGCCTCCACCTCGGTTGATCTGGTGACCGATGTGTCCGGTTACTTCATCAACAACCCGGTGAACTGA